The Raphanus sativus cultivar WK10039 unplaced genomic scaffold, ASM80110v3 Scaffold0767, whole genome shotgun sequence genomic sequence AACATGGACGGTTACTCTCTATATATCTGCCTCGGTATTCTCGCTCAGATCCTCCTCCCACGTTCCTCTCCACCACCTTTGCGTGtttcctacaaaaaaaaaatccacgtCACCTCCATCGTCGCCGGTTTTTCTCTTCGCAAACAAAAAGCGGTGGAGATCTTATAATTCAATTGGCGCAATTCGTACAGCTGGAAACGAACTTACGCGCCGTGTTTCGAGCGGTTCTCAAGCTGATAAAGTGTACAAGTCTTTTCACTCGTAGAAGATAACTTTGTCTGCTAAAAGGTATCAACTTCTTCTAGGCCTCTTTGTACTTCTTTGCTATTCTTTTGttcaatatatgttttgtcTCTTTTAACGGAGTACAGTTTCATCGGAACTTGAAGATATGAGTGCTGCGGAACTTGAAGCGGGTGTGTCCCGTGAACCTGATGAATCAGAGCTGAATATTTTCAGTGATAATGGTAGTCAAAGCGTTGTCTCTCAGCTTCTTGATCATATCAACAGCCATGAGAAGAGTTCCCAACGTAGAGGAGGCTTTAGTGAAAGGTAGTAGTAATATAACATACTATGCACTCTGTTTTATTCAGCTGGTTCCAGGGAAGACTTGTATGAACTTTCTTGATTCCTTGTTTGAAGGTTTCTCAGATGGAGACGGAGGTATGTTCCGGTTGGTGGAGATAACAGACGTGATCATGGCTCTCTGAAACATTCAGGACCCCTTGTTTCTGGAGCAGCTTACTGCATCTCTTCATGCAGCATGATACTCATGAACAAAGTTGTTCTCTCCACCTATAATTTCAACGCAGGAATCTCTTTGATGCTATATCAAGTAAGAAGAGAAAACTGATCCATGAGCTATATATCATGATTTGACATACTATATATAGTTTGGTGATTTCCTTatttattacaatttttttttaatttcagaaCTTAATCAGCTGCTTGGTGGTAGCTCTGCTAAAATTCTCTGGAGTGGTTTCAGTTGAAAAATTAAACTGGAAGTTGATCAGAGTTTGGTTGCCTGTCAATGTTATCTTTGTTGGCATGCTGATCTCTGGGATGTACAGGTAAGTAAGGTTTCAGCATCAGTCAAGAGACTAATTGGTCAATAATTTCACATTCCTTGAGACCTAAGAAAAcgttacatttattttttttcagtcTGAAATACATAAACGTTGCTATGGTAACTATTCTGAAGAACGCAACGAATATTATTACAGCCATAGGGGAATTATACATGTTCCGCAAAAGGCAGAACAACAAAGTTTGGGCTGCAATGTTCATGATGGTCAGTTTCTTTACCAGCTTTTTATGCGTTATCAAAGTGATACTAGCTTAAGTGTGTGCAATACAGATCATCTCAGCAATCAGTGGAGGCATCACGGATCTCACGTTCAATGCGGTCGGATACACTTGGCAGACTGCCAACTGCGTTCTAACCGCTAGTTATTCAGTAAGTTTCACGGTTATGAAACTAAGTAACAAGATTTGCAAGCAGTTCGTTATGATGATCTATCAACTCTTTTGTCACAGCTTACTCTGCGTCGAGTCATGGACAAAGCAAAACAGTCCACAAAATCAGGGTCCCTCAATGAGGTGTCAATGGTGCTGCTTAATAATCTCTTGTCACTACCTTTTGGAATCTTCTTGATCGTCTTACTTGGTGAATGGAGATACGTAATTAGCACGTAAGTACTATCAAAATTGAGATTGTCCacaaattttaatatctttgtCATTTTCTTACCGATCTGATGTCTAGTTGTTGTTTAGCTCACTTAAAAAATATCTGGATCCCACATTAAATTACTTAGTCTTAAACAAGTCCTTTTGACTATGCTATACATTTTCAGcttccattgtttttttttttcttatttcaatAGTACAATTTTCATAGTTACTGCATATTAGTTGCATGTAATAACGAGATGTGAAacattaaaagagaaaatacacaaataaaagATCTCACGGGAACTAGACAGTAGCAGTAATCTCTTTTGCAGCTAAAAATGTTCATTGTGTTTTACTATCTGGCAGTGATGTGACAAAAGATGCAATGTTTTGGGTATTCGCAACAGCAAGCGGCTTCCTTGGTCTGGCCATCAGCTTCACCTCTATGTGGTTCTTGCATCAGACAGGACCCACAACATACAGGTATATAACTCGTTCCAATTACAGAAAGAAAGATTggcttattaatattttcatttcatttgTAACTGGGTTATAACGGTGTGATGTTCTTTCTATCATGTGGACAGTCTGGTGGGTTCATTAAACAAGGTTCCGATATCATTATCTGGTCTTGTACTCTTCAATGTCCCTCTCAGTCTCCCAAATTTGTTCAGCATACTTTTTGGTAAGTAACACAGTTATGCAGACACAGGGCACTAGCTATGATCTGTTCTGGTTATatgcttcttcttttctttggtGCGTTAAGGTGTGTATGTTTATCTGTTTTGCAGGTTTATTTGCTGGAGTGGTCTTTGCCAGAGCCAAAATGTCCTAGTCACTCCAAGCCTGAGTATATAACTCTTCAGAGGCTGAAgacaacacaaaaacaaaacaaggaaAACATAGAAGAACAACTTGAGAGGTTTCTCGATCTGCAGTTAATAGTTTCAActttgaaaacaattttttattccATATACAAGGTAGAACTTAGTGTTTACCATTAATATATAGATAGTAATTCTATATTCCCAAGAGAATCACACATTTCACAATTTTCTAAACGTAATAAAACCTTGCTATGTTTTGACTTCATTTAACGTATCAACTATCAACATGATACATAGATCATACTCTTTTCCTCGTCTGCTTTTTTGGGTTCACTCTGACGCGACTCAGTCTACACAAAAACTATGCAGAGCAACTAAGTTAGTACTGAGCTGACCTGCTATTGAGAAATGATGAAGTTGAGATATAATTAATACTATCAAATGACCTTATGAAAAGTTATCATTAATGTGACTGCAGCACTCCACGTGGAGTGCTTTTAGACACTGTGGAGTGTCCTTCAGTATAATGAGATTAGAAGAAGGTAAAGATAACGAATTCACGTGAGGAGAAATAGATCTGCGTGTATCCCGAAGCTCCTTATGGAGACTACACACAAAGTCCTAAAATAAAGAGGATAGCTGATAATGAGAGTTAAATAAAAGGAAGAGAGACGTGTCCCTCTTTTGGGGGGTTCACATTACAGTTTTTGGGAGTTTTCTCTCATGATCCAATGTGTTGTAGGAGATCTAATGAAACGTGGGAATGGGATCGTGTAAaggtttttggatttttacaaAATCTACACATGCTTTCCTGACTCCA encodes the following:
- the LOC108859846 gene encoding GDP-mannose transporter GONST2, coding for MSAAELEAGVSREPDESELNIFSDNGSQSVVSQLLDHINSHEKSSQRRGGFSERFLRWRRRYVPVGGDNRRDHGSLKHSGPLVSGAAYCISSCSMILMNKVVLSTYNFNAGISLMLYQNLISCLVVALLKFSGVVSVEKLNWKLIRVWLPVNVIFVGMLISGMYSLKYINVAMVTILKNATNIITAIGELYMFRKRQNNKVWAAMFMMIISAISGGITDLTFNAVGYTWQTANCVLTASYSLTLRRVMDKAKQSTKSGSLNEVSMVLLNNLLSLPFGIFLIVLLGEWRYVISTDVTKDAMFWVFATASGFLGLAISFTSMWFLHQTGPTTYSLVGSLNKVPISLSGLVLFNVPLSLPNLFSILFGLFAGVVFARAKMS